Proteins encoded together in one Pseudoalteromonas xiamenensis window:
- a CDS encoding acetate--CoA ligase produces MTTQYEDQYRKSIEKADAFWLEKAERLPWFAMPKTGCTLESDGSYHWFSDGEMNTSYMALDHHIKSGRGDQSALIYDSPVTQKQESYTYYELKIAVAKFAYGLQALGVTKGDRVVIYMPMVPEAVIGMLACARIGAIHSVVFGGFAPHELSVRIDDAKPKVVLSASCGIEIDRIIAYKPLLDEALEKATHKVSHCVVLQRSYLKATMKTERDVDWKQLSESGIEAEPVSLKANDPLYVLYTSGTTGKPKGVLRENGGHAVALHYSMETVYGVKPGDVFMAASDIGWVVGHSYIVYGPLLYGCTTILYEGKPVRTPDAGAFWRVVEDYKVNALFSAPTAFRAIKKEDPEGMLFKKYDTSSLKHLFLAGERLDPATYDWLGEISKLPIIDHWWQTETGWAIASNPVGLDVFETKPGSATKPTPGFDVRILDAVGDPCDVNEQGAVVIKLPMPPGCLTSLWHDQKRFESSYLSAYPGYYLTGDGGYFDEDGYLFIMGRTDDVINVAGHRLSTGEMEEIVAAHPSVAECAVFASKDELKGQLPVAMVVLKDGTRADPSEIEASIVSEIRSRIGAIACLKTVLTVPRLPKTRSGKILRKNLRQLVDGEPLQIPSTIDDASVFGEIEQLWLAK; encoded by the coding sequence AGAGCGTCTTCCTTGGTTTGCAATGCCGAAAACAGGATGCACTCTAGAGAGTGATGGGTCATATCATTGGTTTAGTGATGGAGAAATGAATACGTCCTATATGGCGCTCGACCATCATATTAAATCCGGTCGAGGAGATCAGAGCGCGTTGATTTACGATTCGCCTGTGACACAAAAACAAGAATCCTACACCTATTACGAGTTAAAAATAGCCGTAGCGAAGTTTGCTTATGGTCTGCAAGCACTCGGCGTCACAAAGGGAGACCGAGTCGTAATATATATGCCGATGGTGCCAGAAGCGGTCATCGGCATGTTGGCCTGTGCACGCATTGGCGCAATACATTCAGTCGTTTTCGGTGGGTTTGCGCCTCACGAACTTAGTGTACGAATCGATGATGCCAAGCCAAAGGTCGTTCTAAGTGCCTCTTGTGGAATCGAAATTGACCGGATAATTGCTTATAAGCCTTTACTGGATGAAGCGCTTGAAAAAGCGACACATAAAGTTTCGCATTGCGTAGTATTACAGCGCTCATATTTGAAAGCGACAATGAAAACGGAACGAGATGTTGATTGGAAGCAATTAAGTGAATCTGGCATCGAAGCGGAACCAGTCAGTTTAAAAGCAAATGACCCTTTGTATGTGCTTTATACATCGGGTACGACAGGGAAACCCAAAGGTGTGTTACGTGAAAATGGCGGGCACGCAGTAGCATTGCATTACAGTATGGAAACCGTCTATGGCGTAAAGCCTGGCGATGTTTTTATGGCTGCTTCAGATATCGGTTGGGTGGTTGGGCATTCTTATATCGTTTACGGGCCACTATTGTATGGTTGTACAACTATTTTATATGAGGGGAAACCGGTTCGGACTCCAGACGCCGGTGCATTTTGGCGAGTGGTTGAAGACTATAAGGTCAACGCACTTTTTAGTGCACCGACAGCCTTTAGAGCAATTAAAAAAGAAGACCCAGAAGGGATGCTTTTTAAAAAATACGACACAAGTAGCTTAAAGCATTTGTTTTTAGCGGGCGAGCGACTTGACCCCGCGACTTATGATTGGCTGGGTGAAATATCAAAGTTGCCCATTATCGACCATTGGTGGCAAACCGAAACGGGCTGGGCTATTGCAAGTAATCCCGTTGGGCTCGATGTATTCGAAACGAAACCAGGGAGCGCCACGAAACCAACTCCGGGTTTTGACGTGCGCATTCTAGATGCCGTAGGCGACCCATGCGATGTCAATGAACAAGGTGCTGTAGTGATTAAACTACCAATGCCTCCGGGATGCCTAACGTCGCTTTGGCACGACCAGAAGCGATTCGAAAGCAGTTATCTAAGTGCCTATCCAGGTTATTATTTAACAGGCGATGGGGGATATTTCGATGAAGACGGCTATTTGTTTATCATGGGCAGAACGGATGATGTCATTAACGTAGCAGGTCATAGATTGTCCACAGGTGAAATGGAAGAAATTGTTGCTGCGCATCCGAGTGTGGCCGAGTGCGCTGTGTTTGCCTCAAAAGATGAATTAAAAGGTCAGCTTCCTGTTGCGATGGTTGTACTTAAAGACGGCACGCGCGCAGATCCATCAGAGATTGAAGCCTCCATTGTAAGTGAAATTCGATCTCGTATCGGGGCAATTGCCTGTCTTAAAACGGTCTTGACCGTGCCTCGTTTGCCAAAAACACGATCAGGAAAAATCTTACGCAAAAATTTGAGACAACTTGTGGATGGGGAACCATTACAAATACCGTCTACTATCGACGATGCAAGCGTATTTGGTGAAATTGAACAACTTTGGTTAGCTAAGTAA
- a CDS encoding lipoprotein-releasing ABC transporter permease subunit gives MIQPVSLFVGLRYSRSTKGNAFISFISFFSIAGIALGLAALIVVNSVMNGFEKNLKSSMLALIPHVQISGKRTEIEKLLPELKKVENVKEISEHLAVEAVLQTNSQLQGVRLQGGSKDDTSLIPFLKQGSWEDLQGSRYTIAVSRYLASALNVNIGDEIRVIIPSVSNYTPMGRVPVQRVLTVSTIFSTESEADLHLAYTSFDTLERLLKRKSADDATYSIKLFDAFGIQPILELLAKHPSLAVSDWRVEQGALFSAVAMEKRIMTLLLTLIVLVAAFNILSAISMMVNEKQSEIAILQTLGFTPMKIMQIFMIQGSYNGVVGTFIGGCLGIVLTLNINEALSFVGLNLLGGMKLPTVIEPFALTLMLLSSLLLSFIATVLPAFKAAKVLPAEVLRYE, from the coding sequence ATGATTCAGCCTGTTAGCCTTTTTGTTGGACTTAGATATTCTCGCTCTACAAAAGGTAACGCCTTTATATCCTTTATTTCATTTTTCTCTATTGCTGGAATTGCGCTCGGACTAGCAGCGCTAATAGTCGTTAATTCTGTAATGAATGGATTTGAAAAAAATCTCAAATCTTCCATGTTGGCGCTTATTCCACATGTGCAGATTTCGGGCAAACGAACTGAAATTGAAAAATTACTGCCAGAACTCAAAAAAGTCGAAAACGTAAAAGAAATTAGTGAGCATCTAGCTGTTGAAGCTGTTTTACAAACCAATAGCCAATTACAAGGGGTCCGCCTTCAAGGTGGTAGTAAAGATGACACCAGCCTCATTCCCTTTTTGAAGCAAGGAAGTTGGGAAGATCTTCAGGGTTCTCGCTACACAATCGCAGTAAGTCGTTATTTGGCCTCTGCGCTAAACGTCAATATTGGTGATGAAATACGCGTTATTATTCCAAGTGTGAGTAACTATACCCCCATGGGTCGGGTTCCCGTTCAACGCGTTTTAACCGTTTCAACGATTTTCTCAACTGAAAGTGAAGCTGACCTGCATTTAGCTTATACCAGTTTTGATACCCTTGAGCGGCTTTTAAAACGTAAGTCGGCAGATGATGCGACTTATAGTATTAAGCTCTTTGATGCGTTTGGTATCCAACCCATTCTCGAATTACTCGCGAAACATCCATCGTTGGCTGTGAGTGATTGGCGGGTAGAACAGGGGGCATTGTTCAGTGCCGTTGCGATGGAAAAACGCATTATGACGTTGTTATTGACGCTCATCGTTTTGGTCGCCGCGTTCAATATATTGTCAGCCATTTCGATGATGGTAAATGAGAAGCAGTCAGAAATCGCTATTTTGCAAACATTAGGCTTTACCCCGATGAAAATAATGCAAATTTTTATGATCCAAGGGAGTTATAACGGCGTGGTAGGCACGTTTATTGGCGGGTGTTTAGGTATCGTCCTGACATTAAACATTAACGAAGCATTGTCGTTTGTTGGTCTAAATCTACTGGGCGGGATGAAATTACCGACAGTTATTGAGCCCTTTGCTTTGACTCTTATGCTCTTGTCGAGTCTGTTACTGAGTTTTATTGCTACTGTTTTACCCGCATTTAAAGCGGCAAAAGTATTACCCGCGGAGGTCTTAAGATATGAATAA
- a CDS encoding SulP family inorganic anion transporter: protein MLSLNRYKHLSVKGDLFGGVTTAIISLPLALAFGVASGAGAEAGMWGAILVGLFAALFGGSTSLISEPTGPMTVIMTAILTTMVASYPEQGPALAFTVVMMAGAFQILLGTLRLGKYVTLMPYSVVSGFMSGIGIILIILQLAPLLGHKAPGGGVTGTLAALPELIMNVQFGELFLGAITLAILFYFPKKYRQYVPAQLVALVSVTLISIILFDTDSIRRIGEIPSALPTFVLPTFKPEIFTKMIIDALVLGTLGCIDTLLTAVIADSLTRTEHDSDKELRGQGIANMVAGAFGALPGAGATMGTVVNVQVGARSPLAGILRAVILMAVVFVAGSLTEPIPMAVLAGIAVYVGINILDWSFIQRAHKLSTSQMAIMYGVMLLTVLVDLMVAVGLGVFISNILVIEKLSRVQSEQVKAISDGDDDDVPLSKKERRLLDSANGQLLFFYLSGPMIFSVSKAISRQHRHVSKFKAMVIDLSDVPMLDVTVSLAIENAILDALEANVDVYIFSPNRDTTMQLEKFNIRDRLTPLAFCASRELAMERALEVIANPNEAKNER, encoded by the coding sequence ATGTTGTCGTTAAATAGATATAAACACCTGTCAGTAAAGGGTGATTTATTTGGGGGTGTCACAACCGCCATCATCTCATTACCACTTGCTCTCGCTTTCGGCGTTGCCTCAGGAGCAGGCGCAGAGGCTGGTATGTGGGGCGCTATTTTAGTTGGGTTGTTTGCTGCATTATTTGGTGGTTCCACCTCGCTTATTTCAGAACCAACTGGACCAATGACCGTGATCATGACAGCAATTCTGACGACTATGGTTGCAAGTTATCCAGAACAAGGTCCAGCGCTCGCATTTACTGTTGTCATGATGGCTGGCGCGTTTCAAATCCTACTTGGCACGCTCCGACTCGGCAAATACGTTACGCTTATGCCTTATAGTGTGGTTTCTGGATTTATGTCCGGTATTGGCATTATCCTTATCATTTTACAACTAGCACCTCTACTCGGTCACAAAGCCCCTGGAGGAGGAGTAACAGGCACGCTTGCGGCATTGCCCGAGCTAATTATGAACGTCCAATTTGGTGAATTGTTTCTGGGCGCTATCACACTTGCTATTTTGTTTTACTTTCCAAAAAAATATCGCCAGTACGTACCAGCTCAGCTAGTAGCCTTGGTTTCTGTTACCTTAATTTCAATCATTCTATTCGATACTGACAGTATTCGCCGAATTGGCGAGATCCCTAGTGCATTGCCAACGTTCGTGTTGCCGACGTTCAAGCCTGAAATATTCACAAAAATGATTATTGATGCACTAGTGCTTGGCACACTAGGCTGTATCGACACGCTCTTAACTGCTGTCATTGCAGACAGTCTAACGCGAACTGAACATGATTCAGATAAAGAGCTTCGAGGCCAAGGTATCGCAAATATGGTAGCGGGTGCATTCGGCGCATTACCAGGGGCAGGAGCGACCATGGGCACTGTTGTGAATGTACAAGTCGGTGCGCGTTCACCGCTTGCTGGCATTTTGAGAGCAGTGATATTGATGGCTGTCGTATTTGTCGCAGGTTCATTAACCGAACCAATCCCTATGGCTGTTCTTGCGGGGATTGCCGTATATGTTGGTATAAATATCTTAGATTGGAGCTTCATCCAACGCGCTCACAAACTAAGTACCAGCCAAATGGCGATTATGTACGGGGTAATGCTGTTAACGGTTTTAGTGGATTTGATGGTTGCAGTTGGCCTCGGTGTGTTTATCTCCAACATTCTTGTGATAGAAAAACTCAGTCGAGTGCAAAGCGAGCAAGTCAAAGCAATAAGTGATGGCGATGACGACGATGTTCCATTGTCGAAAAAAGAAAGACGTTTACTCGATAGCGCCAACGGACAATTGTTGTTTTTCTACTTATCTGGACCAATGATATTTAGCGTATCTAAAGCAATTTCACGACAACATCGGCATGTGTCAAAGTTTAAAGCGATGGTTATCGATTTATCAGACGTTCCGATGCTCGACGTAACAGTAAGTTTAGCGATTGAAAATGCGATTTTAGATGCACTTGAAGCAAATGTGGACGTATATATTTTTTCCCCAAATCGCGATACAACGATGCAACTCGAAAAGTTTAATATCCGAGATAGGCTAACGCCACTCGCCTTCTGTGCATCCCGAGAACTCGCTATGGAGCGTGCGTTAGAGGTGATAGCTAATCCAAACGAAGCTAAAAACGAGCGCTAA